A window of Calditrichota bacterium genomic DNA:
TGTCTACCTGGTTATCCCCACCAAGAATGATGACGAAGGCGAGATCCGGGAGATGTGCCAGTGGGTGGCAAGCGACTTGGGCAAAGAGACACCCGTGCACTTTACGCGCTTTCATCCTGAGTACAGGCTCAGGAACCTGCCACCCACGCCAGTGAGCACCCTGCGCAGGGCCAGGGAGATCGGCCTCAAGCAGGGGCTGCACTATGTCTACGTGGGCAATGTTCCCGGAGAGGAGGGGGAGAACACCTTCTGCCCCCACTGTGGCAAGGTGGTGATTCGACGGGTAGGCTACACTATTCGCGAGAACAATCTGAAGGGCGACCGGTGCGGTAGCTGCGGCGGGCAGATTGCCGGCGTGTGGAGGTGAGCACGATGTCAGATCGAGGGAATGTTAGGAGAACACGGATGAGGAAAGGCTCCCCTGGGCTATGCAGCCCCGCATGGTGGGGCTTCTGCGTCGTGACCGTGGTCGGCGTGTGGGCACTCTTGCTTCTTAGTAACGTCGCCGCCCAAGTGCGGCCGCCTGCAGTGGCAGGCGCCTGGTATTCGGACAACCCAACTACCCTGAGGACGACCATCGAGAAATGGCTCGACCAGGCACCCGACGCCGGCGTGGAAGGCGAAATTTACGGCCTGCTGGCGCCCCATGCCGGCTACGAGTATTCGGGGCCAACTGCCGCTGTTTCCTACCGCCAGGTGCGCGGTCGCAAGTACGATGCGGTGGTCATTCTCGGCCCCAGCCATCGCGAGTTCTTCTCGGGCGTGTCTGTGTTCAACGGGGAGGGCTACCGCACCCCGCTTGGGGTTGCTGCGGTCGACAAGGAGCTGGCCGCAGCCATTGCCAAAGCAGATCCGTTGATCTCGCTCGGCGAGGCAGGACACCGTGGGGCTGAACACTCCATCGAGGCGCAGGTACCCTTCCTGCAGGTGGCCTTGCCGGGCATCAAGATCGTGCCCATCGCCATGCTCGATGACTCGTGGGAGACCTGCCGGCGCTTGGGCGCGGCCATCGCGAGCGCAGCCGCCGGTCGCAAGGTCCTCATCGTCGCCAGCTCCGACCTCTACCACGGCGAGTCCTACGCGGCCTGCAACGCCAGTGATGCGCAGACGTTGGCCCAGGTGGAGAGCATGGATCCCCAGGCTTTCTGCAAGGGGGCGCGCGCAGGGAAGTTCGCGGCCTGCGGCACCGGCCCCATTGCAGCCATGCAGCACGCCGCCCAGCTCCTCGGAGCGACGCAGGCAAGAGTCCTCGCCCACACCACCAGCGGCGACGTCACAGGACAGAAGACCGGCTACGTGGTGGGCTATGGCGCCGCGGTGGTATTCGGGTCGCCAAGGCAGCAGAAGAAGGCAGGAGGCAAAGCGGCAATACCGGGCCGAGTGGAGTTTGCCCCGCTGAGCGAGGAGGTGCAGCAGGAACTGCTGCGCATGGCCCGCCAGAGCATTGCCCACTACCTGGAACACGGCACGATTCCGGAATTCAGCCCCACCCACGAGGTGATGAAGGAGCGGCGCGGCGTGTTCGTGACCATCACCAAAAGGGGCGAGCTGCGCGGATGCATCGGCCATCACGAAAGCGACGTGCCCCTGTACAAGCTCGTCCCGCAGATGGCGGTCGCCTCGGCGTTCCAGGACCCGCGCTTTCCCCCGTTGCGCAAGAACGAGCTGGGCGAGATCAAAATCAAAGTGTCCGTCTACCTGACGAACGTCTATCAGATCGACAATCTCGACCACTTTGTGATGGGCAAGCACGGCATCATCATGTACAAGGATGGCCGCGGGGCTACCTACCTGCCGGAGGTTCCACTCGAGGCAGGGTGGAAGACTAAGGAGGAGGAACTGCGCAGCCTCTGCCAGAAGGCCGGCCTGCCGCCCGATGCCTGGAAGGAGGGAGCCGTTTTCTATCTGTACGAGACCCAGGTCTTCGAGGAGGGCAAATGAGTCGCGCAAAGGAAGACCAGCCGGGGGAGCTCACCGAGCAGGAGAAGCAACAGCTCCTGCAGATTGCCCGCGTTGCCATCGAGCGCCGGCTCAAGGGCGAGCCGCTCCCAGATTTTGGGCCAGTCTCTGAACGACTGCAGCAGAAGCAAGGAGCCTTTGTGACCCTGCACAAGCGCGGGGCCTTGCGGGGCTGCATTGGCTACATCGAGCCGGTGAGTCCCCTTTACCTTGCGGTGGCGGAGATGGCCCAAGCAGCAGCCTTTGAAGACCCGCGCTTTGCCCCGCTCACCGAGGACGAACTGCCAGAAGTAGATATCGAGATTTCCGTGCTCTCGCCCACGCGCGAGATCAACGACCTCGAGGAGATAAAGGTCGGGGAACACGGTCTGATTGTTCAGCAGGGAATTCGCAAGGGGCTGCTGCTTCCCCAGGTGGCAACGGAATACCACTGGGACCGCACGACGTTCTTGCGTCACACCTGCTTGAAGGCGGGCCTGCCTGCCGATGCCTACAAACAGAAGGGCACGTCCATCAAAGTATTCTCGGCGCAGGTCTTTGGGGAAAAGGAGAGGGAGGACTAACGCCTCCTCAGGCTCAGGGCGACGGCCACCAAGGCGCTCAGGTTGAGGAAAGCCAGACTGACGGTGGTAAGCGGCAGGCCGAGCACCGGAATGGCGATCGCTGCCGCCACCAAGGCGCCCACACTGGCGCCCAGCAGGTCGAGGGCGTACATGGTGCCGGCAGTGCCTTCCACGCGCGTTCCAGCTTTGGCAAAGAGGTCATTGGCCAAAGGGAACTGGAAGCCGCCTAGTGCTCCTGTTGCCAGGAGGAGCAGGGGGAGCACAAACTGCGTCACAGATCCGATCCGGGCAGAAGCCTCCGGCAGGAGATGCATCACTGCCAGAGTCGCCAACGGGAGCAGCACCAAGGTCCCCACGACTACCTTGAACCTGGCTGCGATGCCTGAGCCGCGCCGCACCACACGAGTGCCCAACATCCCACCCAGGGCCAATCCCGCCATGAAGGCCGTCACCAACAGCGACACCCGGTAGTAGACGTAGCCGTAGATGGCCTGAAACGCCACAATGCAAGCCACCTCCAAGGCAATCCCTGAGAAGCCGGCGCAGAGCACTGCCCACCCCACAGCCCAGCGTCGCACCCTTGGCTGCCACGAGCGGATGCGCGCCGCCAGCGCGAAGAAGAGGACCACAATCACCAGCGGCAGCCAGATCACCCAGGAGCCTGCGTGGGCAATGGCATCGAACAGACGTACCGTTACCGGGCTGACCTGTCTGCTCCACAGAATCAGGTCAAAGTAATAAGCGACCGGCGCAAAGTCGGTGTTGAGGCGTTCATCTCTGTGTCGCTCGAGTATTTGGTCGAGATAGCTCACGCGCGGTGCGGCTAGGCGAAAGGGCAGGTAGTACTCGCGGACGAATTGGGTCGTTATGCCCCGGTCATGCAAGCGTTGGAGGAGAAGTGCGGCGTCGGTGGTCAGTTCGGTAGGCGGGGTGCTGGCAAAAAAGTGCGCCGTCGCGCCGGGAAAGAGCACCACCTCTGGGAACACAGAAGCGAGGGTGTTCCGCAGGCAGGAGAGGAAGCGCGCCAACTCCTCGCCGATGACGTTTTCGGAGGAACTGACGGCAAATGAGACCACCCCGCCAGGGTTAAGGATCTCCCGCACGCGCATGAAGAATTCACGGGTGAAGAAACGGTTCACCATCGTGGTGCGCGGTTCGGGCAAGCCAATGATGACCACGTCGTAGCGACGGGTGGCCCTCTGCACGTACAGCCTGCCGTCGACGTGGTGCACGCGCACCCGGGGGTCCTCCAGCGCCCTGACCGCCTCGGCAGGAAGGTACGCTCGCGCCAGGGTGATGAGGCGCGGGTCAAGCTCCACATAGTCGATGTGGGCCACCGAAGGAGTCTTCAGCACCTCCTGCAGGCCACCGCCGAGGCCGCCGCCTACCAGGAGAACCCTCTCTGGGCGCGGGTGCTGGAGGAGTGCCAGCTGCACCAAATTCTCGGCGGCTTCAGGGTCCGGGTACGTGAAAGAGATGAGCCCATTCTCGAAGAAGCTTACGCTTTCATCGGCCTTGACGACCGCGACATTGGCGTAAGGCGTGTTCTCGCTGTGCAGCAAGCGGTAGTCGCGCCAGAAAAGAACATTGCCCAAGCGATGGAGCGGCGTGGCGGTTGCCGCCAAGGCGACGATTCCGCCAAGAACGGCGATGCCCGCAGGCAGGCGGGCTCTCTTTTTCGGCCAAAAGAAAAGGAGCCACGCGCTAAAGAGATTGATGCTTCCCAGCAGTGTAGCTATCTGCAGGGCGTGCAAGTAGCGAATGAGGAGGAAGCTGGCCGCCAAGCCGCCGACAGTGGCGCCGATCGACTCGAGTACGTAGACACGACCTATGGCGATGGAATCGCCGAGGCCGTGCGCAGCGAATGCCTTGCAGCCCAAGGTGTAGAGAAAGCCGAGGACCACACACACCGGGCCGATGACTGCAGGAGGGGTCAACAGCATCGGCAGCAAACCTACCACCTGGCCTTGGCTCTTTCCCCATGCGACCATACTCGCCCGCGCGGCAAGGATGGTGGCTGCTAGCACGAGCACTGTCAGTGCCTGCAATAGCGCAAAGACGGATTTTGCCCCGGTCAGATGGCGTCCTACCCAGCCCGCCACGGCGCTGCCCGCTGCGGTGCAGAGCAACCAGCTGGCCAGAAGCAGACCGAGCAACAATTCGTTGCCGTAGAACACCACTACCAGCTCGCGCATCGCCACCACTTGCGCCACGGTAGCCGTGGCTCCCATGACCAGGACGGCAAAGCCCAGCCGGAATCTCATGGTCGATCTCTCGCGTCAATCCTTTGGCTGGCGTAAAATTAGGCAATAGCGGAGCCAATTGCAAGGGGAAAACCTGAACTGCCTCGTCCTGCCCAGCTTTGACGGCAGGCCGCAGCTCCCAGGATCGCAAGCCAGGAGTGGCGCGTGCGCCGTGAAGCCTGCCACATCGGCGCTGGCCATTGTTCTCGGTGGCTGTCACCGCCTGCAGTTCGCCTGGCGGCATTGCTTGGCAAGCCGCAAGATCTGCCAGGCTGCGCGAGTCAAGGAAAAGGCAAGACGAGACGTGGCGTTCGGACAAAAACAACTTGATTTTCGGGCAAAATCTTGTAAATTTGTGAACGCGTTGGCGGTGTAGCTCAGCTGGCTAGAGCAGCGGAATCATAATCCGCGGGTCCGGGGTTCGAATCCCTGCACCGCTACTGATGGCAACGACACCCAAAAGAGACACACGGTTCCACAGGCTTACGACCTTTCCTTCGCGAAAGGTCTTTTTGTTTGCAGAAGACCATGCTCCTCGCGCGCTTTGAAAAGTGCCTGCAGGAACAGCAGCTCGTCGCCCCGGGCCAGACGGTTGTGGTAGCAGTTTCCGGTGGTGTCGATTCGATGGTGCTGCTGGACCTCTTCGCGCGTATTCGAGAGCCCTGGCGGCTGCAGCTGGTCGTGGCGCACCTCAACCATGGTCTGCGCGGCAAAGAAGCCGACCGCGATCAGAGCTTCGTGAGCGCACGCGCTGGCGACTACGGCCTCCCCGTGGTGATTGAGCGCGCAGATGTCGCCAGCTACGCACGGCAGCGCCACCTGTCGCGTGAGGCGGCAGCACGCGAGGTGCGCTATGATTTTCTGCGCCGGGCGGCCCAGCAACTGCGCGCCCATCGCGTGGCGCTGGGCCACCATGCCAATGACCAGGCGGAGACTTTCCTCGACCATCTCCTGCGCGGAGCCGGACTCGCCGGATTGGGCGGCATGTGGTGGCAACGGGAGATCTTTGTGCGCCCGCTCCTTGGGTTCACGCGCGGCGAGCTGACCGAATACGCCACTCAACACCAGCTGCCCTTCTGCGAAGATAGTTCCAATACTGACCTCCGGATCCGCAGGAACCGACTTCGTCACGAGCTGCTGCCCCTCCTTGCTACCCACTACAACCCGCGCGTCGTGGAGGCGCTCAGCCGCGCCTGCCAGGCGTTCCAGGAAGCGGACCAAGGTTTGCGCATCATCGCCGCCCAACAGCTGACCAGAGACAGCCGAGAGGAGGGGGGAAAAATTGTTCTTGATATTGCTGAGTTTTTGCGCTATCTTTCAGTGACGCAAAAGTATGTGTTGATGGAAGTAGTGGAGCGGATGGGTGGTGGGCGCTCCCAGCTCGACAGCCGGACGCTGGAACGCGTGCTGCGCCTGGTGAGGCAGAGACGGCCGGGAACGAGGGTCAGCCTGGGGCATGGGATAGAGGCTGCCGTCTCCGGTCGCTACTTGGTGATCGGCCCGAGCGCGCAAGGGCCCTTCTCATTGCCAGTGCACATCGGCCGAGAGGTAGTTGACCCAGCGCGCGGATTTGTCTTCAAGTGTTCGCCAGCAGCGTGGGAAGAGTTCCAGGCGCTGCGCGGCACGTCCCCCGTCCTGGAGTTCGTCGACGCCGGTGAAGTCAGGGGCCCACTGCGGTTGCGCTCGTGGCAGCGCGGCGACCGCTTCTTCCCCCTGGGGATGCAGGAGAGTAAGAAACTGTCGGACTTTTTCATCGACGCCAAGGTGCCCCATCATCGCCGCCATCTCGTTCCGCTGCTGGAATGTGACAAGGGTATCATCTGGGTGTGTGGGTTGCGCCTTGATGAGCGGTTTCGCGTCACCGACAAGACGAAACAGGTACTGAAACTGGAATTCCAAGGCGGCTATGCCAGCAAAGAGCGAGAAGCAGAAGGCTGAGGCGTGTGAGGGCTATCGGCTGATGTTGAGCCCGCGTCGCATCCAGCGGCGCATCAAAGAATTGGCCAAGGAGCTGTCCCGAGACTATCGTGGCCGCGTTCCGGTGTTTATCGGCGTGCTGAATGGTGGCTTCATCTTCATGGCCGACCTAATCAGAGAGCTGGAGATTGACTGCGAGGTCGACTTCATGAAGATCTCCAGCTATGGCGACGAGACCATGACCTCCGGCTGGGTGAAGCTGCTGAAAGACGTCGACTGCCAGATCGAGGGTCGCGATGTGGTCGTCGTCGAGGACATTGTCGACTCCGGGCTCTCCATTCAGTTCCTACACCGGCGGTTGCAGCGCTTCAAGCCCAAGTCGGTCAAGTATGTTGCGCTACTTCTCAAGGAAGGTGCTGCCAAGGTCCCTTATGAGGTGGACTACGTTGGCTTCCGCATCCCGAACGAATTCGTGGTCGGCTACGGCCTTGACCAGGCTCAGCTGCTGCGCAACCTTGGCGGTATTTACGTCAAGAAGGAGTGATCCACCTCCAGGAAGGTTTGACATTATGAAGGACAGAGAGCTGAATCACGCCCCATTGCGGCGAACAGGCGGCGATCGCGACGGTCGCCGTCCTGACGGCAAGGGCCCGGACAAGGGGGGGCCGCGCAAGGAAGAGAACTTCCAGTGGGGGCGTATGGGGCGCACTCTCTTCTTGTGGCTGATTATCATCACGGTTTCCCTGTACATATCGCAGCGGCTCACTATCCGCAACCGGGGCGAACAAGAGCTGCAATACGCGCCCCACTTTGTTGAGCTCCTCACGGCGCGTCAGGTGCAGAAAGTGATGGTGCAGGGCAAGGAGCTGCACGGCGAGCTGCGCGAGCCTCAACCCATCCCGAAGGCAGGCGGTCAGGGCTACTACACCAAGTTTCGTGTCACCCTGCCTGCTGAACCTTCTCCCGAGGAGGTGCAGCGCTGGCGGGAGGAATTCGGCATCGGCGAGATCCGCTTCACGGAAAAGGCGATCAGCGTCTGGCAGTATCTTCTCGGCTATGGCCCGTGGTTGTTGATTATCGCCGTCTGGCTCTTCTTCCTGCGCCGCATGCAAGGTGTGGGGACAAAGGGGATCTTCTCCTTCGGCAAGTCGCGGGCGAAGTTGCTGACCGAGAATCGCCCCAAGGTGACCTTCGACGATGTGGCAGGTGCCGATGAGGCAAAGGAAGAACTGCGCGAAATCATCGAGTTCCTCAAGGAGCCGGAAAAATTCCAGCGCCTTGGTGGCAAGATTCCCAAGGGTGCGTTGCTCCTTGGGCCGCCTGGAACAGGCAAGACGCTGCTTGCCAAGGCGGTGGCCGGCGAGGCAGGAGTCCCCTTCTTCAGCATG
This region includes:
- a CDS encoding radical SAM protein gives rise to the protein VYLVIPTKNDDEGEIREMCQWVASDLGKETPVHFTRFHPEYRLRNLPPTPVSTLRRAREIGLKQGLHYVYVGNVPGEEGENTFCPHCGKVVIRRVGYTIRENNLKGDRCGSCGGQIAGVWR
- the hpt gene encoding hypoxanthine phosphoribosyltransferase; the encoded protein is MPAKSEKQKAEACEGYRLMLSPRRIQRRIKELAKELSRDYRGRVPVFIGVLNGGFIFMADLIRELEIDCEVDFMKISSYGDETMTSGWVKLLKDVDCQIEGRDVVVVEDIVDSGLSIQFLHRRLQRFKPKSVKYVALLLKEGAAKVPYEVDYVGFRIPNEFVVGYGLDQAQLLRNLGGIYVKKE
- the amrB gene encoding AmmeMemoRadiSam system protein B, producing the protein MRKGSPGLCSPAWWGFCVVTVVGVWALLLLSNVAAQVRPPAVAGAWYSDNPTTLRTTIEKWLDQAPDAGVEGEIYGLLAPHAGYEYSGPTAAVSYRQVRGRKYDAVVILGPSHREFFSGVSVFNGEGYRTPLGVAAVDKELAAAIAKADPLISLGEAGHRGAEHSIEAQVPFLQVALPGIKIVPIAMLDDSWETCRRLGAAIASAAAGRKVLIVASSDLYHGESYAACNASDAQTLAQVESMDPQAFCKGARAGKFAACGTGPIAAMQHAAQLLGATQARVLAHTTSGDVTGQKTGYVVGYGAAVVFGSPRQQKKAGGKAAIPGRVEFAPLSEEVQQELLRMARQSIAHYLEHGTIPEFSPTHEVMKERRGVFVTITKRGELRGCIGHHESDVPLYKLVPQMAVASAFQDPRFPPLRKNELGEIKIKVSVYLTNVYQIDNLDHFVMGKHGIIMYKDGRGATYLPEVPLEAGWKTKEEELRSLCQKAGLPPDAWKEGAVFYLYETQVFEEGK
- a CDS encoding fused MFS/spermidine synthase, translated to MRFRLGFAVLVMGATATVAQVVAMRELVVVFYGNELLLGLLLASWLLCTAAGSAVAGWVGRHLTGAKSVFALLQALTVLVLAATILAARASMVAWGKSQGQVVGLLPMLLTPPAVIGPVCVVLGFLYTLGCKAFAAHGLGDSIAIGRVYVLESIGATVGGLAASFLLIRYLHALQIATLLGSINLFSAWLLFFWPKKRARLPAGIAVLGGIVALAATATPLHRLGNVLFWRDYRLLHSENTPYANVAVVKADESVSFFENGLISFTYPDPEAAENLVQLALLQHPRPERVLLVGGGLGGGLQEVLKTPSVAHIDYVELDPRLITLARAYLPAEAVRALEDPRVRVHHVDGRLYVQRATRRYDVVIIGLPEPRTTMVNRFFTREFFMRVREILNPGGVVSFAVSSSENVIGEELARFLSCLRNTLASVFPEVVLFPGATAHFFASTPPTELTTDAALLLQRLHDRGITTQFVREYYLPFRLAAPRVSYLDQILERHRDERLNTDFAPVAYYFDLILWSRQVSPVTVRLFDAIAHAGSWVIWLPLVIVVLFFALAARIRSWQPRVRRWAVGWAVLCAGFSGIALEVACIVAFQAIYGYVYYRVSLLVTAFMAGLALGGMLGTRVVRRGSGIAARFKVVVGTLVLLPLATLAVMHLLPEASARIGSVTQFVLPLLLLATGALGGFQFPLANDLFAKAGTRVEGTAGTMYALDLLGASVGALVAAAIAIPVLGLPLTTVSLAFLNLSALVAVALSLRRR
- the tilS gene encoding tRNA lysidine(34) synthetase TilS, coding for MLLARFEKCLQEQQLVAPGQTVVVAVSGGVDSMVLLDLFARIREPWRLQLVVAHLNHGLRGKEADRDQSFVSARAGDYGLPVVIERADVASYARQRHLSREAAAREVRYDFLRRAAQQLRAHRVALGHHANDQAETFLDHLLRGAGLAGLGGMWWQREIFVRPLLGFTRGELTEYATQHQLPFCEDSSNTDLRIRRNRLRHELLPLLATHYNPRVVEALSRACQAFQEADQGLRIIAAQQLTRDSREEGGKIVLDIAEFLRYLSVTQKYVLMEVVERMGGGRSQLDSRTLERVLRLVRQRRPGTRVSLGHGIEAAVSGRYLVIGPSAQGPFSLPVHIGREVVDPARGFVFKCSPAAWEEFQALRGTSPVLEFVDAGEVRGPLRLRSWQRGDRFFPLGMQESKKLSDFFIDAKVPHHRRHLVPLLECDKGIIWVCGLRLDERFRVTDKTKQVLKLEFQGGYASKEREAEG
- the amrA gene encoding AmmeMemoRadiSam system protein A is translated as MSRAKEDQPGELTEQEKQQLLQIARVAIERRLKGEPLPDFGPVSERLQQKQGAFVTLHKRGALRGCIGYIEPVSPLYLAVAEMAQAAAFEDPRFAPLTEDELPEVDIEISVLSPTREINDLEEIKVGEHGLIVQQGIRKGLLLPQVATEYHWDRTTFLRHTCLKAGLPADAYKQKGTSIKVFSAQVFGEKERED